One genomic region from Streptomyces sp. NBC_01304 encodes:
- a CDS encoding MFS transporter: MIDSRQRSIALLVAGCFFMENLDGTIVTTATPQIAAALDSTPAAVGLVVTAYLVTLAVLIPLSGWLTARYGARRVMLSAITLFTLASLGCALSENLGTLVALRIAQGAGGAMMVPVGRLVVLARTEKRDIPKVMAYIVWPALIAPVLAPLLGGFLVTYASWHWMFLINLPLGVLAFAVARRLIEAGPAGAPPPLDIAGVLLTCTGLGALTWTAHLLTEGAGWSVVGVLAAGSAAALVLAVRHLGRAPHPLLNLRTLRVASFRATVTGGSLFWVVVGAVPFLLPLLFQEVFGWSAVKSGAVVLFVFVGNIGIKPATTYLLNRFGFRPLLVASTAGLAVTMAACALLAFGTPLALIAVVSLASGAARSLALTGYSTLAFSETPPGQLRDANALSATAQQLSAGLGVAAATVALHVGTAVTDSPAGAYATAFLLLAGLALTATAGAVRLSSGAGDGVRAVAKVGVSAIK; the protein is encoded by the coding sequence ATGATCGACTCACGGCAGCGGAGCATCGCGCTCCTGGTCGCCGGCTGCTTCTTCATGGAGAACCTGGACGGCACCATCGTCACGACCGCGACCCCGCAGATCGCGGCCGCCCTGGACAGCACACCGGCCGCCGTCGGCCTGGTCGTCACCGCCTATCTGGTGACCCTGGCCGTCCTCATACCGCTCAGCGGCTGGCTCACCGCGCGTTACGGCGCACGGCGCGTGATGCTGTCCGCCATCACCCTGTTCACCCTCGCCTCGCTCGGCTGCGCCCTCAGCGAGAACCTCGGCACGCTGGTCGCCCTGCGGATCGCGCAGGGCGCCGGCGGCGCGATGATGGTGCCGGTCGGACGGCTCGTCGTGCTCGCGCGGACCGAGAAGCGGGACATTCCGAAGGTCATGGCGTACATCGTGTGGCCCGCGCTGATCGCACCCGTCCTCGCGCCGCTGCTCGGCGGTTTCCTTGTCACGTACGCCAGTTGGCACTGGATGTTCCTGATCAACCTGCCGCTCGGGGTGCTGGCCTTCGCGGTGGCCCGGCGGCTCATCGAGGCGGGGCCCGCGGGCGCGCCCCCGCCGCTCGACATCGCCGGGGTGCTGCTGACCTGCACCGGGCTCGGCGCCCTGACCTGGACCGCGCATCTGCTCACCGAGGGCGCCGGATGGAGCGTGGTCGGGGTGCTCGCCGCCGGTTCCGCGGCCGCTCTGGTGCTTGCCGTACGTCATCTGGGGCGCGCCCCGCACCCGCTGCTCAACCTCCGTACGCTGCGGGTCGCTTCGTTCCGGGCGACGGTGACCGGGGGGTCGCTGTTCTGGGTGGTCGTGGGTGCCGTGCCGTTCCTGCTGCCGCTGCTCTTCCAGGAGGTGTTCGGCTGGAGTGCGGTGAAGTCCGGTGCGGTGGTGCTCTTCGTGTTCGTCGGCAACATCGGGATCAAGCCCGCGACGACGTATCTGCTCAACCGGTTCGGATTCCGGCCTCTGTTGGTCGCCTCCACGGCGGGGCTCGCCGTCACCATGGCAGCCTGCGCCCTGCTCGCTTTCGGTACGCCGCTCGCGCTGATCGCCGTGGTGTCGCTGGCCAGTGGCGCGGCCCGCTCGCTGGCGCTCACCGGCTATTCGACGCTGGCCTTCAGCGAGACGCCGCCGGGGCAACTGCGGGACGCCAACGCTCTGTCGGCCACCGCACAGCAGCTCTCCGCCGGGCTGGGGGTCGCGGCCGCGACCGTGGCGCTGCATGTGGGCACGGCCGTGACGGACAGCCCGGCGGGTGCGTACGCGACGGCCTTCCTGCTCCTGGCCGGGCTCGCTCTGACGGCCACGGCCGGGGCCGTCAGGCTGAGTTCGGGGGCCGGGGACGGGGTGCGGGCGGTTGCGAAGGTCGGGGTCTCCGCCATCAAGTAG
- the pgl gene encoding 6-phosphogluconolactonase — MTSSPQLVVHRDKELMAQAAAARLITKIVDAQAARGSASVVLTGGRNGNGLLAALGSSPARDAIDWARLDLWWGDERFLPEGDPDRNVTQAREALLDSVPLDPARVHAMPASDGAYGNDADAAAEAYAAELAGAARPENHAEVPSFDVLLLGVGPDTHVASLFPEHPGVRETERMVIGVHGAPKPPPTRISLTLPAIRAAREVWLLAAGEDKAKAAAIALSGTGEIQAPAAGAYGRVRTLWLLDSAAASQLPWDLYPPASP; from the coding sequence ATGACCTCGTCCCCGCAGCTCGTCGTCCACCGCGACAAGGAGCTGATGGCCCAGGCCGCCGCGGCCCGCCTGATCACCAAGATCGTGGACGCCCAGGCGGCCCGTGGCTCGGCCTCGGTCGTGCTCACGGGCGGCCGGAACGGCAACGGCCTGCTTGCCGCGCTCGGTTCGTCCCCCGCGCGGGACGCGATCGACTGGGCCCGGCTCGACCTGTGGTGGGGCGACGAGCGGTTCCTGCCCGAGGGCGACCCGGACCGCAATGTCACCCAGGCCCGCGAGGCGCTGCTCGACTCGGTGCCGCTGGACCCTGCCCGGGTGCATGCGATGCCGGCGTCGGACGGCGCGTACGGCAACGACGCGGATGCGGCGGCGGAGGCGTACGCGGCCGAACTCGCGGGCGCCGCACGGCCGGAGAACCACGCGGAGGTCCCGTCCTTCGACGTGCTCCTCCTCGGCGTCGGCCCCGACACCCACGTGGCCTCGCTGTTCCCCGAGCACCCCGGCGTCCGGGAGACCGAGCGCATGGTGATCGGCGTGCACGGCGCACCCAAGCCCCCGCCCACCCGCATCTCCCTCACGCTGCCCGCGATCCGCGCGGCACGTGAGGTGTGGCTGCTCGCGGCGGGCGAGGACAAGGCGAAGGCGGCGGCGATCGCACTGTCGGGCACGGGCGAGATCCAGGCCCCGGCGGCGGGCGCGTACGGCCGCGTCCGGACGCTGTGGCTGCTCGACTCGGCGGCGGCCTCGCAGCTGCCGTGGGATCTGTATCCGCCTGCTTCACCCTGA
- the opcA gene encoding glucose-6-phosphate dehydrogenase assembly protein OpcA, whose protein sequence is MKIDLTDTTASKINKALVQGRRAIGSPAVGMVLTLVIVTDEENAYDALKAAGEASREHPSRKLVVIKRVSRSPRDRTNSRLDAEVRVGADAGTGETVVLRLYGEAINHAQSVVLPLLLPDAPVVVWWPVNAPIDPANDPLGALAQRRVTDTYAAEQPIHELAARAETYTPGDTDLSWTRITPWRSMLAAALDQVTCQVTAVGVEGEEYNPSVELLAMWLADRLGVPVNRSVSTGPGLTSVHMETNCGPIVLDRADGSLATLSMQGQPDRAVALKRRETAELIAEELRRLDPDDTYASALKFGVDRLGEAAEVQTVPETASAPEEAAVPAKKAAKSPAKKATSKAAAAK, encoded by the coding sequence ATGAAGATCGACCTTACGGACACCACGGCCAGCAAGATCAACAAGGCCCTCGTGCAGGGCCGCCGGGCCATCGGCTCGCCGGCCGTCGGCATGGTGCTCACCCTGGTCATCGTCACGGACGAGGAGAACGCCTACGACGCCCTGAAGGCGGCCGGCGAGGCATCGCGCGAGCACCCCTCGCGCAAGCTGGTCGTCATCAAGCGGGTCTCCCGTTCTCCCCGTGACCGCACCAACTCGCGCCTCGACGCCGAGGTACGGGTGGGCGCGGACGCGGGTACCGGCGAGACGGTCGTCCTGCGGCTGTACGGCGAGGCCATCAACCACGCCCAGTCCGTGGTGCTTCCGCTGCTCCTGCCGGACGCGCCGGTCGTCGTGTGGTGGCCGGTGAACGCGCCGATCGACCCGGCGAACGACCCGCTGGGCGCGCTCGCCCAGCGCCGGGTGACCGACACGTACGCGGCCGAGCAGCCCATCCACGAGCTGGCCGCGCGCGCGGAGACGTACACCCCGGGCGACACGGACCTCTCGTGGACCCGGATCACCCCGTGGCGGTCCATGCTGGCCGCCGCGCTGGACCAGGTGACCTGCCAGGTCACCGCGGTCGGGGTGGAGGGCGAGGAGTACAACCCGAGCGTCGAGCTGCTCGCCATGTGGCTGGCGGACCGCCTCGGTGTGCCGGTCAACCGCAGCGTGTCCACCGGTCCGGGGCTGACCTCGGTCCACATGGAGACCAACTGCGGCCCGATCGTCCTCGACCGCGCCGACGGCTCGCTGGCCACGCTCTCCATGCAGGGCCAGCCGGACCGCGCGGTGGCGCTGAAGCGGCGCGAGACGGCCGAGCTGATCGCGGAGGAGCTGCGCCGCCTCGACCCGGACGACACGTACGCGTCGGCGCTGAAGTTCGGCGTGGACCGGCTCGGCGAGGCCGCCGAGGTGCAGACCGTGCCCGAGACGGCTTCGGCCCCCGAGGAGGCTGCCGTTCCGGCGAAGAAGGCGGCCAAGTCCCCCGCCAAGAAGGCGACTTCGAAGGCGGCGGCAGCGAAGTGA
- the zwf gene encoding glucose-6-phosphate dehydrogenase: MTPVSASGANPLRDALDRRLPRIAGPSGLVIFGVTGDLSRKKLMPAVYDLANRGLLPPGFSLIGFARREWQDEDFAQEVHDAVKEHARTPFREEVWQQLVQGCRFVQGDFDDDNAFETLKATIEELDKAQGTGGNFAFYLSVPPKFFPKVVQQLKEHGLADPKEGAWRRAVIEKPFGHDLASAKELNAIVHEVFDPDQVFRIDHYLGKETVQNILALRFANTLFEPIWNRSYVDHVQITMAEDIGIGGRAGYYDGIGAARDVIQNHLLQLLALTAMEEPASFDADALAAEKTKVLGAVKIPKDLAADTVRGQYAAGWQGGEKVIGYLQEDGIDPKSKTDTYAAVKLEIDNRRWAGVPFYLRTGKRLGRRVTEIAVVFQRAPHSPFDHTATEELGQNALVIRVQPDEGVTMRFGSKVPGTSMEVRDVSMDFAYGESFTESSPEAYERLILDVLLGDSNLFPRTEEVERSWEILDPIEQHWDTHGKPAQYPSGTWGPVEADEMLERDGRSWRRP, from the coding sequence TTGACCCCCGTTTCCGCAAGCGGCGCAAACCCGCTGCGTGACGCACTGGACCGACGGCTCCCGCGTATCGCGGGGCCGTCGGGCCTGGTGATCTTCGGCGTCACGGGCGATTTGTCCCGTAAGAAGCTGATGCCTGCCGTGTACGACCTGGCCAATCGCGGCCTGTTGCCGCCGGGCTTCTCGCTCATCGGCTTCGCGCGCCGCGAGTGGCAGGACGAGGACTTCGCGCAGGAAGTCCACGACGCCGTCAAGGAGCATGCCCGCACCCCCTTCCGCGAGGAGGTCTGGCAGCAGCTGGTGCAGGGCTGCCGGTTCGTACAGGGCGACTTCGACGACGACAACGCCTTCGAGACGCTGAAGGCGACCATCGAGGAGCTCGACAAGGCACAGGGCACGGGCGGCAACTTCGCCTTCTACCTGTCGGTGCCGCCGAAGTTCTTCCCGAAGGTCGTCCAGCAGCTCAAGGAGCACGGCCTGGCCGACCCGAAGGAAGGCGCCTGGCGCCGCGCGGTCATCGAGAAGCCCTTCGGCCACGATCTCGCCTCCGCCAAGGAGTTGAACGCGATCGTGCACGAGGTGTTCGACCCGGACCAGGTGTTCCGGATCGACCACTACCTCGGCAAGGAGACCGTCCAGAACATCCTGGCGCTCCGCTTCGCCAACACGCTCTTCGAGCCGATCTGGAACCGGTCGTACGTCGACCACGTGCAGATCACGATGGCCGAGGACATCGGCATCGGCGGCCGCGCCGGCTACTACGACGGCATCGGCGCCGCCCGTGACGTCATCCAGAACCACCTGCTCCAACTCCTCGCCCTGACCGCGATGGAGGAGCCCGCCTCCTTCGACGCGGACGCCCTCGCGGCCGAGAAGACCAAGGTCCTCGGCGCCGTGAAGATCCCGAAGGATCTGGCCGCGGACACCGTGCGCGGCCAGTACGCGGCCGGCTGGCAGGGTGGCGAGAAGGTCATCGGCTACCTCCAAGAGGACGGCATCGACCCCAAGTCGAAGACCGACACCTACGCCGCCGTGAAGCTGGAGATCGACAACCGCCGCTGGGCGGGCGTGCCGTTCTACCTGCGTACCGGCAAGCGTCTGGGCCGTCGCGTCACCGAGATCGCGGTCGTCTTCCAGCGCGCCCCGCACTCCCCCTTCGACCACACCGCCACCGAGGAGCTGGGGCAGAACGCCCTGGTCATCCGGGTGCAGCCGGACGAGGGCGTGACCATGCGGTTCGGCTCGAAGGTGCCGGGCACCTCGATGGAGGTGCGGGACGTCTCCATGGACTTCGCGTACGGCGAGTCCTTCACGGAGTCCAGCCCGGAGGCGTACGAACGCCTCATCCTCGACGTCCTGTTGGGCGACTCGAACCTCTTCCCGCGCACCGAGGAGGTCGAGCGCTCCTGGGAGATCCTCGACCCGATCGAGCAGCACTGGGACACGCACGGCAAGCCCGCCCAGTACCCGTCCGGGACCTGGGGACCTGTCGAGGCGGACGAAATGCTCGAACGAGACGGACGGAGCTGGCGTCGGCCATGA